The DNA segment TGACTGAGGCAGGACGATTCAGAGTGACATATCCAGTTCCGCATGGCGTAAGTGTCGGACCTCAAGGCGCAATGGTGGCAGCAGAAGATCGTGTCCCGCATCCAGTGATGATGATGTGTCCAGTTATTGTCCGTACGCGCTGAGATAAACTGCCAGGTTGGGCTGTTCTTGTACGGTGGCGTGGGCTTCCCGTTCGGCCATGTTATGGGGGTATGACCATCGGGTTCGCCGCAGTACACGACCGTGCTCCCCCAGCTATCGCCGTTCAGATACCAGTTCTGCCACCAGCCATAATTGGCCCTGCACTCCATGACGGTGTCGGTGTAGGTATACCACTGCCAGCCTTGATGGACGTACCTTTGGAATGTCTGGTAGACAGCATACTGGCAATCACGATCCAAGGTGTCCACTCGGTCGAACCAGTTGCTCGTGTCGGAGCAGTACGCCCGGACGTTCCACGTCGACGAGTCGATGACCACCCGGCCGCAGGCATTCGTGATGTTGACGTCAAGCGTGGGAATTGAGTTCAGGACCTGCCCGCACCGGCAGATTTCTGCATACACCAGGCTGTCGCCGGAGGCACTGGCTACAAGCAATGGTGTCGTGTCGTTGGTCGTGACGATTGCCCGACCGCCAGCGGACTGAGATGCCGGATACGCATGCATGTTCTGACAGGCCGCCTGGGTACCGGCTGAGGCCGCGATGGACTGAAAGCTCGTGGCGATGCTGTTCTGCAGCGAGTAGAGCCACTGCGCGGTGGTGTCGAGCTTGCGGACAGAACCCGCGTACTCGTTGCTGTGCACGCTGACCGGGTTGGAGTTCCCGAACAGCGCCGACGTGATGTTCTGTCCCGTCGCCTTGACCGATGCGTCGTCCGTATCGGCGTAGAGGGTTCGCGCCAGGGCCTCGCTCACCGTCAGCACCGTCATCCAGGTGTAGACACTTCTGATGCCTTCGTTCATGTTCGTGCACAGGTTCAGCGAACGGGCCAGCCAGACCGAACCGGTATAGGCGCCGGCGTCAACGGCGTTCTGCACGCGCACCTTTTGGGTCACGGCCCGCGTGCCGACCGACATCGCCAGCATGAAGGCGAGTAGCGCGACCGCCAGGACAACCCCGAGCCACAGAACCTGCCCGCGGGTGTCGTGAAGCAGCCGCCGGATGAATTTAGTCACGAGCATGTTGACCCCCAGTTCCGGTGGTCCGAAAGAGAGTTGCCGAGTTGTGGAACGCAATTACCGGTCAGCGAATGAAGCCCCGGCCCTCGGCCGGAAACCGGGAGCCGGCCCGTGCTTGCATGGACCACCAACAGGGATGCGAGCAGGGCAACGGCAAGCGCCACGCTGACCCATAGACCGCTCATGTCGTGGCGCAGCGGCAGGCCGGCGTGACGAATAAGCCCGGCCCCCGAGCACCGCACTGTCCGACAGGCCCCGCCGAGGGCAACGCCTGGGTTCGGACTCTGGACGCCGCAATTCTGACCTTGTACTTCCATGATGCTACCCCGCCCAGTAATCGGTGACGGCGTGGCCGTGCACCGGGACATTCCATTGCCAAGTGTTGCTGATTTGCGTTACGGAAGACTGAATCGTCGTGTAGAAAGGGAGTCCCTGTAGAGTGGCTATGTAGGAATTGAGTCCGGTGTGGCCCCAGAGTTTGCCGAAGGGAGTGAACGAACAACGATAAATGTAGGTGACGTCCACGGACACATACTTGTGCGTCTTGCCCGGAGCGGTGCCGACGGTGCAGTTCGGCTGGCTTGTCCTGATAAATGCGCTTGCCAGGCGCCCGAGCCAAGCGGCGCTGTCGCCCTGGAACCCGGAGATGCTGCAGATTGTGCCCACCGTCTGATTCGGATTCGACAGCCCGAAAGCACTGAGGACCGCCGAGCTGTTCGACACGGTCGGCGGGGCAATGGCGCTCATCGCCAACGCCGCCGCGAGGTGAGTATTTGTCGTAGAAGTGACTCCGTAGCACGCTGCCGTCCGCGCTGCGCAGAAGGCGGCGTAATTGGCAAGCTGCTTCGCATTGGCCAACAGGCACACCTCCATGATCACCATGATGAACAGCAGGAGCACCGGGAACGCGATAACGGTCTCGAGCATGGAAGTGCCGTCGGTATTGCGGCCCAGACACGACAGCCGCCGGCAGGCGGTCAATGGGCGACGAAGCTTAGTGGACTCCATGCGTAGCCTCCAATCATTGCAAAAACAGTACCAACCACTATGGCAAGTCCGAAAGGTATCTTCTGAGTCTCCTGTCGGTTGATGTCCTGCTTCGGAACCAGGCGCGACACGCGGGAACCCACGACGAAGAACAGGCTCTTGAACGTCCGCCATGCTTTGCGGTTCCATATCAACAGGACGATACCGATCACCAGCGCCACGATGAGCGAGTAGAACAGCGCCGAAACCACGAATGGATAGCCTTTCAGTGCGCCGACTGCGGCCATCAGCTTGACGTCGCCTCCGCCCATCCAGCCCAGCACAAATAGCACCAGGAGCGACGCGAAGCCGAAAAGAAAACCGAGACCCGAGGCCTTCGTTCCGCCCCAGCCATGGAACATGCAGCTCATTCCGAACCCAAGGACGATGCTGGGCAGAGTAGCCCAGTTGGGAATCTTCCTATATCTAATATCCCAGTAAGCGCACAACACCAGCAAGAGGAGAGCGAAGACATCGACTGCGATGTAAGTCGTACCTGTCATGTTATGCCTCTTCAGTTCGGACCGACCGGCCTTCGAACCAGACCGCATTAGCCGGGGATGCCAGGACCACGAGAGTCCACCCCAAGAGGCTCGAACATTGCTCTCGTGATCCTGACATCATATTGGCTGTACCCCAGCTCGCCCGGCTACTGTTCGATCGAGGCGGACGCCTTGTTGATGCTCTTCGAGACGATTCCCTTGACGAGCCTGAAGGCGACAATGGCAGCCACGACGACGAATACCACGATCACAACGTACTCAAGCATCGTCTGGCCGCTCTCATCCGACAATAGGGCCCTGCCGGCCCCGAACGCTCTGCTCAGCATGATATGACCCCCTTAGGTCTACTCATGTTGCGGTTCTGCCACGTCCAGCCGCGTCCACCCCAGCGCGTCCACGTCAGCGGTGACTGGAACGTGGCGGCTCAGGACAGCAGACCCAGGTTTTGCGGTCGCATCTCCACCCGCCGTGGTTAATCCAGACGGGCGACGCTCGCTGGAGGTAATGCACGTCGCGTGCCACCATGCCCCGGACCGCGCGTCCGCGGGGCTTTCCTGTTTCCGAACAGATACGGCCAGCAGCGGTAAGTGCACTCGTTTGTTGATGAATTCTGGTCGCCCTGTTCGAACCCATTGGAGCTAATTGCCGGCCCTGACAGGCGCGTTCGTTCGCTCCGGTCGCGTGGCGCGCAAGAAGCAGACGCAGCGCCGAGCGGCGCTGCGTCTGTCGGATTCGTAGGCTGCGGCTGCTAGTTATCGTCAGCAGCGAGGTGAACCATCATTCTGACCGAGAACGTGGTTTGTCTCTCCTGCGATACTCGTGTCTCCGACGGGAGACGCGCCTCGTAGTTTCGCTGTCCCAGCCAACCCTGCCTCACGACTACTGTTCGATCGACGTCGATGCCTTCTCGATGCTGCGGTGCACTGTGCCCTTGACCAGCCTGAAGGCGACGATCGCCGCGACAACGACGAAAACGACTATGACGACGTACTCGAGCATCGTCTGGCCGCTTTCATCCGAAAGCAGGGCCTTGCCTGCCTCGAACGCTCGGTTCAGCATGATATGACCCCCTTAAGGTCTCGTCTTGCTGCGATCCTGCCTCAGCCTCCCGCGTTTAGGACCGGCGCGTCTAGTACCGCGAGCCGGAACGCGTCCGCTCGGCGACAGAACCGGGCTTTCCGTTTGTGTCTTCACCCGCCACGGCTAGTCCGGGCAGGCGACACGCACGGAGTTTTGCACTTAGTGTGCCACCGCGACCCGGCCTGCGGGTCCGGTGACTTGACGAGTCTCCAACCAGAGACGCCCGCGTCAGCGCTGCGACAGCCGCGCCGGTCGCACCCGGCGCGGAAATCTGATGCGGCGGCCGCTGGCCGCCGTCCCTCGCGGTCGGTCAACTGATCCTGACAAAGAGTAATGTTGTGTCTCACTCGGGTGACGCGAGTCTCCGCTGCGAGACGAAAGGAACCGTCCAACTGCTTGCGAGTCTCGACCCAGGCACATCACCGCCCGCACCTCGCATCTGCCCGCTCTCCGGGTGCTTGACAGTCCTGCCTGCTGCAAACCGAGAAACCCGCCGTTTGCTACCGTATCAGTCCGGCACGATCGACGTCGAAGTGGTCTGTATGCTTCGATGCAGAAGCGGTCCGACCACCCTTAGTGCAATGCCCATGACGATACACACGAAAACCACTATCACCACGTACTCGAGCATCGTCTGACCGTTCTCGTCCAGCAGAAGAGCCTTGCCGGTCCCCGTCACTTTGCTCATCACAATGACTCCCTCGGCCATGCCATGTTGTAGTCCTCCGACCGCCGACTACGTCGCGCCCCGGTCTCTGCGACTGTCTCGCAGGCGGCTCGCACTCTTTCTCGACGGCGGGCTAAAGCCTTTCGTCAGTACCTTCACCCTCCGCGACAGGTTCGGGAGGGCGATACTCGCCTCATACTATGCACGCGGCGTGCCAGGAGCGTGAGTGATGGATCGCGGGCTGTTGACGTACCTGTAGCTACTATCTACGCTCCCAGCCGGCACCGGCGGCAGCTGTCGCCATTCGGTGACAGCCCGGCGAGCATGCGGGCAAGTGCCGACGGGACGGCGAAAAGCTGCGACAACCGTGACGTCGCACCACTGAACGGAGGACCGTGTGTCGAACCACGCCGCCCCGCCGCGGGGTTGACTCTATCAAGATACTGCTCATAGGGTCGACATGGTTCTCGGTAATGAGTAGACCGTTGTATCGCTTTGGAGACAACCGGCCTACTATCGTAGGCAATCCGGGAGCCTGCCATTGAACGCTGTTGGCGGTCAACTCCTGCAAGCCGCCCGGGGCGACTGCGTGCGCAAGCGCCTGGGCCGACCGCGGCCTGTTGCCGAACTGTTACAACTGCTCTCTTAGACTGCGACGCCAACCTTGTCGCGTTGCCGGCGGGATTGACGACGGTTGTGACAATGATATCTGTTCTGTATCACTTGAGAGAATCTGGTATCCGGCGGGCGACATGCCCGCCGAGGGTCGGGGAGCTTAGGTCCGGCTGCGGGCCTGGTTGGGTGAAGTGATACCGTACCGCTTCATGATACGGTAGAGGCTGGGACGCACGATACCGAGTATG comes from the bacterium genome and includes:
- a CDS encoding TadE family protein codes for the protein MESTKLRRPLTACRRLSCLGRNTDGTSMLETVIAFPVLLLFIMVIMEVCLLANAKQLANYAAFCAARTAACYGVTSTTNTHLAAALAMSAIAPPTVSNSSAVLSAFGLSNPNQTVGTICSISGFQGDSAAWLGRLASAFIRTSQPNCTVGTAPGKTHKYVSVDVTYIYRCSFTPFGKLWGHTGLNSYIATLQGLPFYTTIQSSVTQISNTWQWNVPVHGHAVTDYWAG
- a CDS encoding A24 family peptidase, with the protein product MTGTTYIAVDVFALLLLVLCAYWDIRYRKIPNWATLPSIVLGFGMSCMFHGWGGTKASGLGFLFGFASLLVLFVLGWMGGGDVKLMAAVGALKGYPFVVSALFYSLIVALVIGIVLLIWNRKAWRTFKSLFFVVGSRVSRLVPKQDINRQETQKIPFGLAIVVGTVFAMIGGYAWSPLSFVAH